The DNA region aaaaatttgttttgctgAACAAAGAAATCATATAatgtacagttgaagacagaggtttgcatacaccttagccaaatacatttaaactcagtttttcacaattcctgacatttaatcgtagagcattttccctgtcttaggtcagttaggatcactactttattttaaaaatgtgaagtgTCAGAATAATGTAGagataatgatttatttcagcttttatttctttcatcacattcccagagggtcagaagtttacatacactttgtttgtatttggcagcattgcctttaaattgtttaacttggatcaaataCTTTGGGTATTCTTCCACAAGTgtctcacaatatgttgctggaattttggcccattcctccagacagaactggtgtaactgaatcaggtttgtagacctccttgttcacacacacttttcagttctgcccacagattTACTACCTATTCAGAATGAGGTCAGTATTTTGTGATTGCCACaccaattccttgactttgttgtctttaagccattttaccacaattttggaggtatgcttggggacaTTGTtcattttgaagacccatttgtgaccaagctttaactcctggctgatgccttgagatgttgcttcaatatatccacataatcttcctcatgatgccatctatttgtgAAGTACGtcagtccctcttgcagcaaagcacctccaaAAAATtatgctgccaccctcatgcttcacggttgggatggtgttcttcggcttgcaagcctcacctttttcctccaaacataacgatgtcattatggccaaacagttcaatttttgtttcattagaccagaggacatttctccagaaagcaAGATatttgtccctatgtgcacttcCAAACTGTagactggcttttttatggtgattttggagaattggcttcttccttgctgagcagcctttcaggttatgtcgatataggactcgttttactgtggatatagatacttgtcgacctgattcctccagcatcttcataaggtcctttgctgttgttctgggattgattttcgcttttcacaccaaactacgttcatctttaggagacagaatgcatctccttcctgagcggtatgatggctgcgtgtccccatggtgtttatacttgcatactattgtttgtacagttgaatatggtaccttcaggcatttgggaattgctcccaaggatgaaccagactgaGGTCTTGGTTTATTGGTTTTTAGTTTATTGGTTTTTCTGAGGTTTAGCTGATATCTTttaatttttccatgatgtcaagcaaagaggcactgagtttaaaggtaggcatcaaaatacatccacaggtacacctccaattcagtatgCATCCAATCAGAAGCGAATtttctaattgtctaaaggcttgacatcattttctggaattttccaagctgcttaaaggcacaattaacttgatatagtcaattaaaagcaaaacaatttgtctgtaaacaattgttagaagAATTACTcatgttatgcacaaagtagatgtcctaaacgacttgccaaaactatagtttgctaatattcaatctgtggagtggttaaaaattatttttaatgactttaaccaaAGTgggtgtaaacttctgacttcaactgaagcttaattttaaaatgctaattacCGATTGCAATACATGTATAAGGAGAACtagccaaaaataaaataaataaaaacaaacagaagaTACATTCATAATGCAAAAGATAGCATTAACAAACACCACTAAAACAACATGTGATGTTAATCTTGCAGCTGTGTGTATCACAGTCCACAGATCATGATGTGACATAATCTTCCATTTACCtggaaagtaaaaaataaatacacacacatagcAACTGATGGACAAAGTACAGATGGACAGGAGGAGTGCAGTATATGAGaatgtaatgaaaatatcatgagGCACATTCTAAAGCTAAATCAATCAACACCTCAAACGCTAACACTTCTTTGGAGTTTAGTGGCATGTTGTGATACCTAACAAGATGAGTTTATCTAAAACTTTTGATCACAATACAAAAGGTTCCAGGGTCATTCACCTGAAACAATGTCCTAAATATGTGGTAACCGCCATAGTACCAACAGTTATTTATATTACTAAACCAAAACATATCTCTGAAGTGCAACTATGTGCTATTTCAACCCCATCACAGTAAGTTTGgaaattatataaatacaattgtgaattctGGTTGTATCACTCTGTTTTAGTATGCCTTGTAATAAATGAAATTTCTTGTTAGTTTTAGGTCAAACCTGATACGTTCAAAATGTTTGGGGTTGAAATTTCAGGATGAAATTCAGTGCAAAAATGGCAAATAACAGCCTTAACTAGAAATATAATTTCACCACACCACATTATTTACTGTCAATATTCTAGTGCTTTTTACCAAGAACaatatttttctgaataaaatgaTCACTATGTTTTCCCACATCAGATCTGAACTATTGAACTCGATGAGGCCAATGCAAGTGTAAAATCTTTTTTGAAACATGTGACCATTTTATTTATGATGTTTAAAATGATATACGAAAGAGGAAATTGTAACAGCATAACGGTCAGTGAGCCCATGATGACCCGTCCACCATTGAAAGctcctacaatgggcacacaagCGTCGGAACTGGATCTTGGAGCAGTGTAAGAAAATGAACTGGTCTGATGAgacccattttcttttacatcatgtggacgacCGTATACGTGTGCGCCGTTtatctggggaagtgatggcaccaggttgcactgtgggaagacaacaagctggtggagggagtgtgatgttctgggcaatATTATACTGGGAAAcccagtataatatatatatatatatatatatatatatatatatatatatatatatatatatatatatatatatacataaactgTATAAGTTAATGATACCAGTCTTTCTACAGTATAATACCAAATACAGATGCGATTCAGAATCCACGCACTGTGTTGTTGGCGGCGGCTCTCCAGCACTCATGCATATTTGAGGACATGCAAGATTGCGACTGTGTATGGTCAAAATTCCTGTGGAAACCGTGTTGTGTTTAGATATGTAGACTAACCCTgaaagtaatatacagtatgtgctcgAGGAATTTGCAAACTTTAATTCACAAGCTaggacatttgcatttttttgcaaAACTCTTATTAAGGCATGATGATATAAACctagcaaactttggcaaatctagCAGTAACTCTTTTAGCCTGTTTACAGAATGCGCACTTCTAAACTAACTTTTAAATGAAAGATAAAAAACTGTAAATTGTACCAGCCGTTAAAGGACAATATTGTGCGTTTAATCACATTCTAAAGTACATAGTTTTAAAAACACACAATGTTTGATCTTTGAGCATAGCTGAAATTAGAGGGACCTTTTCGTTTGAGTAATATTTAAGATTCACTATATAAATGACATCTCGGAtatgtaacatttaaacatttattataaagtgtattacaGTATAGTCTGATATTTAATCAAAGGATGGCCCCATACACATCCACaaaggtctgggctaagccccaaaTACACACTGATCCTATAAACGCTTATGACTGCAACACCTAAAATGTTTAATCTGTGAAGCAAGAGTTAAAAATTCCTTATTATATCTAATGAATGTTTTTTGCAAAGTGTTGTGAATATTTGAACTCGTATTCAGCAGTCAGTCAGACTGGCCCACAGCATGTTGTAACCTGCCCTCTCTGTAAAATCAATTCATTTTCAGGTAATCAGTTAATTTGATCACTGTCTTTTGGAGGCCACTGATAAGAGTGGGTGAACTAGGACTGTGATGTTGATTGAAACTGAATAAGTTCTCAGTGGCCAATCAGTAGAAGAAAAAACTGTGTACTAAGGGGGCAGGGAGGGCCACCAGGTCGTGACTTTTACAGAACGTGTATATAAGCTTCCACCAACCGCCTAGACTTTGTTGCTTTGCCTTGAAGAAAGATCACACACCATGAAGCAGTGTGTGGTTTTCATGATGGTGTTCCTGTGTGTCCATGGGGCCCCTGTGGACACTTTGACCCCTGGATCCTGCAAAGATGCTGCAACGAATGGTGCTGCCACtgaagccatgaaccaaatcaacctgGACCGTACAGAGGGCTACGTGTACAGCCTTGTCCGTCTCAGCAATGCCCACTACATGAAGCATGCAAGTCTTtctcatttgaattttttaatttaccatgtaattaatttgattaaaaactgtaatcgattgacagccctaatatatatatatatatatatatatatatatgtatatatgaaaataagtatatatagtgtcacatttcagcactttcaaaatctgtgattaattgtgattaactatTACAGTtctgcaattaattgcgattcaAATTTAATCcactgtatttaatttaataaatatttaaagacttgaaaatgtaatttggtgtcaagtaaaatgtattaaaatagtttcttgcaccttgaatacaagGAATTTACTCAATCACtattttcaaaaacgttttttacTATTAAAAATCTATATTTGACAAATATCATGACTTTTtaagtcaagaatatcaagaagtttGCTCATGGTTACACAAAACATttctaacatttcttttttcaagaatttcagctttcagctttatttttattattattattattattattattattgtctctggacagttacACCACGTGACATTTTTTACTTGAAACCCTagaaaaacaattctaaatgATTTTGAACTcagtaattaaatacattttcatcatAGAAGTGGTGTATTCAGaatttcaatgtatttatttttagtttgaattgattttgtaatgtattttttctaGACATGGACAAAGAAATGAgtgtcacgtcattgacccatatatatatatatatatatatatatatatatatatatatatatatatatataatttaactcACTGCAAACAGCTCCATTACATTTCAggacatgaaacaagaccaaCTTGGTCTCAGAGAATCACACTGCTATACTTACTAAGTAAACTTACTAGGATAGTTTCATGTAGCGCTGCAGTTTCTTGGTAAAATGAATACTAGAGAACTCTTCAACTGTAGAGCAAGTACAAAGACCCGCTACTGTTAGAAAATAAACACACATGCTCATTTGAGCATGTAAAACATGCTGCAGCTGCACATTTACACTTACATACAATCCACTTGAGCAGATCTAGACATGTGATGCTGGGGAGGgggagggtttcagagagaaaactctTGTAGCTGCTGCTGTAAAAATATCTGCAAACAATTAGTAAGTTGATTAGCTAACAGATAAGATGTTCAAATGAACTATCAGCTTGCACCAAGTTGGGTTTCATGTCTGAACTTAAAATCATTAGGAATTCTTTATTTCCCTTTGAGATTGTTTTGCAAAGAGTTGTCACTATTTCTAAACATTTTACTTagagaacacatttaaaaaatgtttactgaagtgtttcttttttcttttagggTGAAACAGGGGTTGTCTTTTATCTAACATTTGATGTTTTGGAGACCAAGTGTCATGTCCTCAGCAAGAAGAACTGGAAAGACTGTGAAATCCGAAGCCCTGAGGAGTACCCGGTATGACTTCAATCACTATAAAGACTAGAAAAAAATAACTTATTCTTGCAGTTTGTTCAGATTTTAATAGCTTTTTGTCTCAACCAACAGGTGTATGGACAGTGTAAGGCTGCTATGTACATGAACAGAGTTCACAGAGTCACTCGGCTGTACAAATATACCTGTACTGTGAGACCAGGTAACAACCAAACACAACACAGCTAGATTTTACTAGCATTTACATTTGGCAggtacttttattcaaagcgTCTTACAAATTGTAagcaatttaaaggggtcatgaaatgctctttttatatAGCTTTATCATCTTCCCTGAGGtctactgataatgttagtaaacatGTTTGCATTAAACcattcataatttagtaatatatgaccATTTACCACCCTGTCTCTGGACCTCTGTCTTAATCGCTCGATTTTGGCATaagtgcctccttaaaacttcagcGTAAATACCCACTGTTCTGGTGGCTAACATTATGCAGCTGAAGAGGataaacaagctccacaacattataaaactgcattgcagggtttacacataacgcacatccaacacattgcgtctgaatatattaaactgatAATCTCAAGCACAACCATTATCACTCACCGGACGCGAGAGTAGTGTTGTGTCGAAAGCAATAGAACCcaatataatcaatgatgctgtctaccatgtaTGTGTCCGTTGCGGCGTGTTGTGTTGCAccgacagtaaacagatgtcccattccattttgtgCTGCACACACTAGCAcaactactgccaacaacacaaataaacgttTTAGAATGTTTGTGTCGACATgcccggtgtagacagcctcaagccattgtGTTTACTGAATAATtacatatattgtattattaaacGTCAACAGGACGTTGTGTCAACGGACGTGCCTGGTGTAAACAGgatgtcagcaccataaactatcacactgtcatgacatttgaaatattaataaacagccctatccttcaataacagtcaCCTTTGCAATGCTTGAATTGTATTGTAGCTgcttcacaagcaatccacattgatatgagccgaaaatacagtacatacaatacACATCGAAATATGCTGAAGAGACatccacatccagtttccagtacaatcttgcactgaaatgcacattgCCGGAAAACACATCGAAACGGTCAAAATGTCCATCCAGCACATGTTTTCATAAACCAACATTTTCagtgttgtaacttgacactgcatcttttaaaagctggCCGAGATATGCATCAagcagtcaaagacatctgtctgtggatgtttaaatactaaaatcattttaaatagtccagatgggtgcCCGTGGGTGTTCAGGAATAGCGAGGCTACGGTAGCCCTATGTCCTGCTGTCTCTCACTCTGAGTACGAACTGAAGCACCGGTGTGTGGGGCCAAGGGTGTGAGGATTTAAGTAGGTGTTAATGTTTTTGAGCTGTAGATGCGGTCATTAATTAATGTGTTTCaatggaagtagagaacaaggcatttttgcagttaggtttcaacaaatgcttttattgcattggggattaagttttgagttcaacattttacagtatgtttttttcttatatgtcagaatatcaaaaaaaatttgattcctcatgacatctCTTTAACCTACAAGGACCAACACTATTTGCAATATCGCACTACCAAATTGCATATGGAATGCATTTTAAACTATGCAAAAGCAAATCAATTAAAATGACTTTTCCTTGGCAGTGCCAGCTTCACAAATCAGAGAACGGTGCCCAGACTGCCCCATGCAGCTGTCTCAGGATCATGAAGAGATCTTGAAGACAGTGAATTTGGCCATGAAGAAATACAACAATGAGAGTGGACTGGCTAACTACTTTGTTCCTCTGAACATTACAAAAACTTCAGCTCAGGTACATACAGAAAGAATTTGACTGAGAGAAATGTACTGTAAGGCACAGAAAGTATATatattaaagtaaatattttcttTGGATTTTATATTCTTTGTAGTATGGTTTTGGAAGATTTCACACTGTGGAGTTCACCATCCAGGAGACAGGTTGCTCTTCCAAAACTGACATCGATGATATCTCTAAATGTGAGATCATAGCATGCGAGTTTGCAGTAAGTGACTAGAAGTTTTAAAAGCCATCATACTGTGCTGTGTTTGTCATAAAAATGCACTGTATTATTGTTTATCACAAATTCTGATCCAgtatgttcatttaaaaaataaatacatattttattaatttagcacAAAGGATTCTGCAAAGCATCTCACACTGTGACGATCACCAATGAGGAAAACCTCAGTGTTCAGTGTGAAATATTTGAACCTAAGGTAAGATCGCTGATTTTTTTCAACCAGGTCTCAATGTATAACGTCACTACCGCCATTTTTGCTCGTAGATCATTatatcacagcagtttcctggtgaacaCAACAATGACTTTAATTTGCTTTCACACAAATAATGAGTAATCAAAAAACTTGTACTGTACCGCATGACTTGTATTTTAGAATTTGCGTTATTTAATAACAATATTTCCAAGCGTGTTTGCAcatgatcaaattgtgcagtagttCAAcagatagagcgttgcacttgtggttggttagggtttaggggtagggtcagGGTCAGGGCTAGGTAGTGGTTTCTCTGACCCATCATGTAGTGCTTTTTAATGATGAATTTTACTGATTTGTCCAATCAGGTATGGCTTTCCTCAACAATTTCAATAACGTTTCCTCAACAATTCTACGTTTCAGAAATTTGCTACCCAGAGGCGTTAACAATATGGCCGCCAAGTGACTTGATTTGCCTTAACTTTGCTATAACTCTGTTGAACATCCTGTTTTACTCGGAAATATATTGCAATATAGAATTTAAACAGGTTGCGAAAGGGTATTCATGATGTCTTTAATATGTTCATTTGTTGTTTTAAGGCATCTGAAGAGGAGAAGAAGAAGCACTTGATCGGAGGTGAACTGGATCACAGCCACACAGGAGCTGGCTCATCTACTGGACACGGCCATGCCCATGACCACACAAAGCCCCACCAACATGGCCATGACCACAATTCAGGCCACCACCACACACATGAGCATGGTGAGGGCAAACCCCACTCTCACGATCATTCTCACGATCATGAACATGTTCACGCGCACGACGCCAAGGCTCATGAGCACAACCAGGATGAGTGggaacaccaccaccaccagtacGGTCACAAGAAGGATGAGACCCACGAACATGACCATGAGATGGTGCTGGACCACGAGCACAAGCACAGACACCTTCATGAGCACGAGCACCATCACCACGACCACCAACACGGTCACAAAACAGCAGCGAGGCGCCCTGAAGGCATCGTCAACGTCCTGCCTCCAATTGACAAACCCATGATCCTTCCAATCTTCCCTGACAAACCCGTCGCAGGACCCGAGAAGCCCTCCACCCTCCCGTTCCACCCCGACCCCCAGATACCAGGCCAGAGGGAGCCTACCATCCAGCCCTTCCCCACAACCATGTCCCCTGATTGCCCCGCACAATCCAGCATCCAAAATGTCATTCTCAAGAAGGCCTTCAGTGAGGATCCCCTCTTTAAACACACTGCGTAGAGCTACTTGAATATTTCATATTTCTACACTGAAATAATTAATTCAAATGGTGAAATTATGCTTTGTGCAATAAAGCGTGTTTTGGCAGTCATTttccttgtgtgatttgttttCTTTCGACTTACCGTGACCAACAAAGTCAAAACACAGACCCACTTATTGACAAGTTGATGCAATATTTTGGGGTTGGTGGTAAAGTTTTGTTATGGACAAACTCCCCGCCCATCTATGCAGCTAATCATTCCATGGATAATAGAAACGATCCAGCAGAATTAtgttacaatatgttttttttgttttttgtttttttctgattgTGCAACATGTTACAGTTGTTCACCTGCATAATATAGATGAAATGGGCAGTTAAGACAACTTAATATGTTTAAGTTGTTAAATCAAGAACAAGGCACAATAACACACATTGGAGATAAACTTACATAGATTGCTGGTCTGGAATTCCTTAGATCAGATAAACAGTTGTTAAGAGATCTTAATGCAAAAGCTGTgtcaatgcaatatgtaaaatgacaACGTATTTCTGTATTTCATTTACATTACCCATACATGCAACATTTGCTCCATTCATCACACTAGTTTgatcatttaatttaaacattaataTGAATGTGCTATATTTCATTTGTAAATGCAGTAGTGGTACTGAAATGatcatttaattgtaattttcctTCAAAGCACTTACACTCACAATTTCATCCACAATTTTGAATGTGTATTAATGCTGTACAATGAATGCATCTAAATTCAAATAGATCTGAAATATTTTTGATTGCATTTAAGGAGTTTTCCATGTTCAATATTAGTTGTGCTAAATTGACAGTAATGTGGCAGGGTGCTAGGTaaaatttgacaga from Xyrauchen texanus isolate HMW12.3.18 chromosome 50, RBS_HiC_50CHRs, whole genome shotgun sequence includes:
- the LOC127640925 gene encoding antihemorrhagic factor cHLP-B-like; translated protein: MKQCVVFMMVFLCVHGAPVDTLTPGSCKDAATNGAATEAMNQINLDRTEGYVYSLVRLSNAHYMKHGETGVVFYLTFDVLETKCHVLSKKNWKDCEIRSPEEYPVYGQCKAAMYMNRVHRVTRLYKYTCTVRPVPASQIRERCPDCPMQLSQDHEEILKTVNLAMKKYNNESGLANYFVPLNITKTSAQYGFGRFHTVEFTIQETGCSSKTDIDDISKCEIIACEFAHKGFCKASHTVTITNEENLSVQCEIFEPKASEEEKKKHLIGGELDHSHTGAGSSTGHGHAHDHTKPHQHGHDHNSGHHHTHEHGEGKPHSHDHSHDHEHVHAHDAKAHEHNQDEWEHHHHQYGHKKDETHEHDHEMVLDHEHKHRHLHEHEHHHHDHQHGHKTAARRPEGIVNVLPPIDKPMILPIFPDKPVAGPEKPSTLPFHPDPQIPGQREPTIQPFPTTMSPDCPAQSSIQNVILKKAFSEDPLFKHTA